The genomic stretch gccgtttgttttttttttattatttatttatttactctataaatactcctatttcatactcatttcaatcacaaacacacatctatttctctctatttccaccccaattttcatctcaaatcaactctattttccttctcccaaatttaatcaaactaatggatccttatgaacaaatgcgtcaaatattggaacaatcacttgaagaagatcgacgacgggaggcggaagaagccgctccgccccaacgtcgctcccgtacgtacatgattgtccaagacgaaggacccgaggcgggaaattggttcgaccccgaatcccccggaagctcaaccgcaagtagtccgcctcgaagtggagcgcatccgtctatacaagaacggttatctattcgtgcaaggacacgcgactctagcgcccacacccaactccaacatgatctaattgagcacatttgggcaaactttggcggatgaaattattaaaattgtgtacttttattttttatgattttaattgtgtgctttttatttttttaagtttaagttgtaactttgttttaatgttgtgtgttttttaataaaatgtgtttgtttttttaattgaattgagttgaaattaaaaaaaatgaaattgaatgaatagtaatttaaggaacggttaaggaacggttaaggaacgagggttgcaggttctgttccttagttaaggaatggagtaaaaaagtacagtggggccctcaaatagtggtttaaagaacggtttaggaacggtataggaacagcgttgtggatggcctgagGGTATGGACAAATGTGGTGTTTTGAATAAGTCCAGAACCGTATTTAGAAAGGGACAAATATTATGAATTTGTGAAAATTTATCTCTCGATAAATTTGAGGAAATCTTTGTTTGATCACGTTTTCTCATAGTAAATCCGTGCCAGTTTGTTATACTAGCTAATTTAAGGCAGTATTAATAAGTTACTTTGACCCacttctattaattttttttatattttctcaaCCAGAAAGATGCAAAAGTTTTCTTAATTCatcaattcaatttttaaaaaactgGGCCCATAACTATTTTTGTTCATTTTCTAAGTCTTGTTGCTACaattgattaaataattttaaaaatatggagGCCTATGAGCAAGTCTATGTtacaatttatttacaattatGAAGCCCAATAAATCATCCCAACTGCTTTTgctgttttcatttcattttcttttattatatttctatTCTTCTAATTTTTTGCTTTCTTCATGATATTTTGTCTTGTAACTTTGTACGTCATTGAAACGAGCACGTTTTAGTATTGAAATGAGCATTGTGTCAAATAGTGATTTATACCACACAATAGTGATTTCTAGACGATGATGATTTGTCTCCGATATAAAAGTCAGAAACTAATTGAGCTTTACTGAATACTGAGCATCTTATCTCATGTTTAGTAAAACGTGGCTTTCAATTTTCTATTACATCTTACGTTCCACATCACATATATAACAAATTAACAATATGCACATGCAGTGATGGAAGCATATGAGACGTACCACAATAATGACTCATCCAATAAAAGTTTATATCGGAATAAGACGGATTAAAATTAatctatttaaaaatataattttctatCGTGTGCAATTGTTCACTCATACGAGTAGTATTCATATCTTACAAATGATtcaaaaacatttaataaaaaaatagtactagatgaattttaaaaacatttaataaaaaatagtactagatGAATTTCTGTTTTGTTGTATAACATAAAAATGTAATTCAACTAGTCATTTTCGCAACCCTAACTTGATAAATTTGATACTCCAAGAAAGAAGGCACACTGTTAACAAATATTGTCGctattcttctttctttcttgtctCTAATTTTTGTCGTGCAGGTCTACCAAGATGTGAAGCCCCTAGCTCATCCAACGTTGGGCACCTAGCAATGGAAGAAAATCACTCCACGAGAAATATTACATATGTTTTctacataaaaaaaatccacCAACAACTAagataaaaaatatatactcatatagtaaataaaataactGCTATACTGTTTTCTACATAAAAAAGATATGCATAATTTGATAGATAACAGATTGCATACATTTAATATCCTTGTTGCGAATGTGAATACTGACAAATATACGAACATGCCATATAAATTGCACTATGTAACGACGATAATGTACAAGATATTATTCTATCATCAAAATCTAGAAGATTCGCCATGAGTGGAGAATAaaatacagaaaataaaattaatttttgaggGAAAAAGTTCAATTTTATGAGCCACTAACACAAGCCAATTCCAGGTTGTTCCAATACGTTTGTCCACAAAATTTTCAACCATGCAAATCGACTCAATTATTTAACACAGTAGTACATTCATTGGTTTATTACGAATTCATAATCAACTATTTAAATTGTAATCTTTGTGactgaaaattgaaaaaaatactcaCGACGATTCCTATCGTGACATAGTAAAAACTTCATCAAATACTAGTAAatgaaaatatagaaaaaagttTTTACCAAAATAAATACGATCCATACAAAATAGGGAGTAGTACAAGAAGAAAACTTAGGAAAGTAGTAAACGTTTTTATACTTTAAAGagattatattaaaaaaaatatgattaccGAAGCATCCAGAACATATCGAACACACACCTGAAAATTGGAATATTTTCATTCTATTAATAaacattccattatttaattatttatgatcgACAATTCGACATTCGATTGCAGAATATAAATCTTAGTTAATAAATTCTCAACTTCAGTACAGTAGCATtccacaaaacaaacaaaaatgtaaactGACTTCCATTTTTTCCCGATCAAATTCGACCTTCAATTTCTTAAAAAATGGCAGTAAAACCCTCATCCACAGCAGCAACAATCCCTAAGAAACCGCAGTCGCTGAAGTCCCGCACAATTGAGCTGCATCAGAAGCGAATCGGAGAAGCCCTATCCTTTCCGATTCTGCTCTCCGACCAAATCGCCGCCGCAGCCAAGGAGGCGGAATCGTTCAAATTCGAGTGCTTCGAGGTCGCCAAGCAGGTGGAGCGCCTCCGCCAGATGCTCCGCTCCGCCGCCCGCCTCGCTGCCGACGCCGCCTACGACCGCCCGCTCCGCCGCGTCGCGGCGGAGGTGACCAAAACCCTTGAGAGGTCGCTGGCGCTGATGAAGAAGTGCCGGCGGCGCAGCGCCCTCCGCCGCGTCGTGACGATCGTCTCCGCTGCCGACTTCCGCAAGCTCCTCGCCCTCCTCGACGCCTCCGCGGCGGACATGAAATGGATCCTCTCCATCCtcgacggcggcggcggaatCGTGCTCACGCTGCCCCCGATTGCCAGCAACGACCCGATAATCGCCTGGGTTTGGGCGCTCACGGCGGCGCTGCATATAGGCCAATTGCAGGATAAAATCGAGGCTGCGAACGAATTAGCTTCGCTAGCAAGAGACAACGACAGAAACAAGCAGATCATAGATGAAGAAGGCGGGATTCCGCCATTGTTGAAGCTGTTGAAGGACAGAACTTCTTCAGAAGCGCAAATTGCAGCTGCTTCATCGCTCTTCAACCTAGCAAACGATCAAAACCGAGTGCAGGCGATCATCGACGAACACGGCGCGCCGATTATAGCACAAATTTTGGGAAATTCTGCAGTTAAGGTGCAGATCAAAGTTGCCAGTTTGATAGCTGAAATGGCGCAGAATTCCCCTCTTGCACAAGAAGAATTTGCGCGGGAAAATGTAATTAGGGCTCTTGTCACATTGCTATCGTTTGACCTATTCGTGGAAAATTCTATACTCAAATTGGGGGAAAATAGCATACATTCCATTGTGCAGATCAACAAGGAGTCGTCGGTGTTTTCATCGTCTTCATCTTCATATTCGTCGCAATCTGCAGAGATGAAACTTGAGCTCGAAACTAGCTGTGCTAAGGCACTGTGGATGCTTGCTAGAGGGAGTGTGGCAAATAGCAGGCGAATTGCAGAGACAAAGGGTTTGCTCTGTTTAGCTAAGCTAGTCGAGGTAGAACGAGATGAGCTGCAGAGGAATTGCTTGATGTCGTTGACGGAGATAACCACTGCAGCTGAGTCCAATGCGGACCTCAGGCGCTCAGCTTTCAAGACGAACTCGCCGGCAGCTAAGGCCGTCGTGGACCAGCTAATTAGGGTTATTCAAGAATCTGATGATCTGTCGTTGCAGGTAGCTAGTATAAGAGCGGTTGGCTGCTTGGCTCGGACGTTCCCGGCTAGGGAGACGAGGGTTCTTGGCCCATTGGTCGCGTTGCTAGGTCACGGGGATGAGGCTGTGGCTGCAGAGGCGGCTGCTGCGCTCGGAAAGTTCGGTTGCCCCGACAATTTCCTCTGCGTCCAGCATTGCAAGACGATCATCGAGTTTGGTGGCGTTCCTCCCCTCATGAGGCTGTTGAGAAGCAACAATGACGAGGCATGGCTGCATGGTGTGATTCTCACGTGCTACCTCGCCATCCACGCTGGGAAGAGCGATGACTTGGAAAGAGAGGGGGTGGCTGGCGCGTTGGAAGGTGTCGACCGAGCTCTCATCGTCCAACACCCTGAGTTGAAGGAGCTGATACCTCAAGCAATCTACCATCTCACTGTGTTTCGTCACTCTCACTCTGGCATGCTCACTCAGAGATAGTTTTAGTCCTACGTTTTTGTATTGAAAAATTAATGAAGACTGAGGCATTTTTTGTGATATTTACAAAACATTTCTCCATAATATGATGACCGTCAGAATAAGTCCAAATTCTACCACAAGTGTGACTGGAAGATATTAACAATCTGCTCATCACAAACACCTACAAACTTACAACTTACAGCTAAAGTGGCTGATTTGATGCATATCATCAAATATAGATCTGCATTTATTCAAGGGGAAGATATATACCCATGGAGATGAGGTAACTGTTTGCGGTGTCGTATTAAGCAAGGACATCAAGAGCGTCGGGCAGTCAGATCGCGCTAGGTATTTACAAGTAGCATGCCCGATCACGTCAGGTTGCTGAAAGTTGCTGGAGAATAAAATTCTTCACATCAGCAGCGGCTCTCTCCCCAGCTAGGGTGGCCAGCTCCAGGTACACCACGGCCTTCATCATATCCCCTTCCTAGTATCATTATCGACGAGATAACTCAGATGGATAAACGAATATAGGCAAATCCACCTACAAGCTTGTTAGATCATGTAAGCCTTTGATGGATTCAACTTGTTAGATCATGTTCAAATACGTAAACTTGAATAATCATACAAAGTAAACGCCCCATCGTTGTAAAGTCTAGTCCTTGCTTCTAGAAGAACAATGTATACTTACTGAAAAAAGACAGAGTCCGTGCTTGAACTGAGCTTTGCTGTGGCCATGATCAGCAGCTCTCTTCATCCATTTTCTAGCCAATCGGTTGGACTGCGCCAAACCTTCACCCATCAAGTAGCACAGAGATGTATTGTACATTGCGTGCACATATCCCCCTTCCGCTGCTCTTAGGTACCAACGAGCCTGTCGTAAGTTTCAGAATCAAGGAAAAGAAGACCTCTTACTCTCATATGCATTCAAGTAGTCATAGATTTTATTACAAGGCACCACTGCCAGTTAAGTTAGAAAATTGCATATTtggaacaagaaacaaaaaaaaacaacctcAACACACATGTATAAGATGACCAGTGACTTTGAAAAACGAGCAACATGTGACTAAAAAGTGAAAAGAAGTATATGTGCGTGTCAAATGTGAAGTAAAAAAATGCTGTGGAATACCGCTTCTGGGAGACTCCGCTCCAACCCTCGACCTTGGTGCAAACAAAGTGCGAGCTGGTATTGAGCACGGACATGGCCACCAAAGGAAGCCTGGTATAACCATCCAATCGCATCTCTGGTTTTTGAAGGATAAGCTGCAGCATATAACACCCAGACATATTTAGAAAATCCAAAGGATAATATTTTCTCTGCAACTGCCAATCTTCAAAACAGTCCTTTCCTTCTGGATAAAAACATAGTACCAGCTTATTCTTATATCAGTCTCCATTCATCTGAAACAACAGGTCCTAGTGGAAACGACGCTGAATGAAGGAACTAGATAGGCGAACCTAAGACGACCCAACCGTGGAAGTTGGGCATCATAGACCCGAATAACTATCAATATCCATCTGCCTGATGCACGGGGTAAACGAACCCCATGATTCCATTAAAGAGCAGAAATAATGCAACAGGCGATCATTTGGCATGGCCTAAATCACTTAAAATCACTCCTCATAACACCAAGACTAGAATTGATTATCTCATAACAGCATTGTTCTTATGTTCTACATCATCATCTCCCAACTGAATCTACTCCATTTATTCTCCTTAAGTTCGAGACCATCATGTCCCATTTTGATCTCAATCCATTACTAATTCGTAGACGAAAATCAAACGCCTAACTCCTCACACTAACATCAATAAGACTATGATATCTCAATAAATGATATAAAACAATAAACAGATTCATCAAATTTCACTACATCACGAGCCATCATATGCACCACCAAACTTAAGGTAAAAACTTGTGTGCGTCCATCCTGATTAAATCCAATTAGGTTCACTAATCCACAATTAGGGCTTATTAATCtataattaggattttaatttatcaattggATTTTATTAATCACAGTTAtggataattaaaaaaattgttaccTTGAAAATAACAAATGGCCAAATTACACTGTCCGGTATGATCACCGAGCTCCGCCGACAAGCGATACCAAGCAATCCCTTCGTCCTTCTTCCCCATCCCCCAATAGATCGATGCGGCATTCACCATCGCGAGCGTGGACCCACGCGCCGCCCCTTTGAGGAAGCAATCGAGCGCCTTTTTCGAATTGGCCTTCACTCCTCCCCTCCCGCTCTTGAATCTCCTCCCCCACTTGAGGAACACCATCGCCTCGCGCAGCGGCTTCAGAGCGTCCCTCCACGCCCTGCACACCAGCGACGCCGTCTTCAGGCTCGGCAGGGCGAAAGGCGCCGCGATCCTCGCCAGCACGTCGTACGGCAGCGCCGAGAAATCCGACCCCTGTGGCGATTTTGGGGCCGAACTGGAGATGGAGAGATGCGATTTGGAGGATTTGACGAGAGTGGGAGATTCCTTGGGTTTCCTCGAAAAGGAAAGCGATGCGAAGTGGTGGTTTCCATCGGAATTGCACGGCCACGTCATTTTCTTCGAAGCTCGGTGGGCGACCGGCCGACGGTGAGAGGTGGCGTACAGGTACAGCTGCGTTCATACGACCATAGTGTGTTGTTTTGTAACAGAGAGATACGAATGCGAATTTGGTTTATGAAATCTATACAACCAGAAATTGACGTAGTACTATAGTTTATAAGTAGATATTTTATTGGTCAATATATACAGAAGTCggttttaatttataaaaactcTGACGTATATAAGTTGACTAAATAAAATCTTTTgtctcatatttataatttggGATTGGGAGTTAgttatttctcttattttctttattttattctattcttTTTTCTGTACTGTAGtacctttttctcttactttttaatttctatttatAACTTATTAACTAAACACTAATATCTGAATTCAGTGTGCCAAAATAAAAACGTCTATAGGGTGGCCATCTGAACCCCTAGCCCCAGCAAAATGCAAAGTTTTTCAAAATTTGGCCATCTATTtataaatttggataataaattaatttacatTGATTTACTCACTCAATATCGATGTCTTAAAAAACACTCCCTCTATTTCTTTAGTAGTTCCAGTTAAGTtttgcacgagttttaaaaaatataaaaaaacgtTAGTGAAAAAatatagtggaatgtggatcctaTTTTactaaaatgtgagtggaaaaaaagttaatggaatatgagacctaTTATCAATTATAGAATACTTCAACCGGGACTCTTAAAATGTGACATGGGGGTATAAAAGTTGCAAGTTGTAGATGTTAAGCCATTTTTCTAGTGTCATTTTTggatgtccacaaaaaaatagtagtagtaacatTTTTAATGGTATaaagtttctctctctttacttgccttttctctttatctcatattttatctactcattttctttatctctcttattttattcactttctcttattttatcaatttcttattaaaactcgtgtcgtccaCAAATTGGACTACTATTTCGTttaaacggatggagtattatttatttagttggGAATTGACTAAAATtataattccttttgttcattaaaaatatggagtacataAAGAGGTACATGAGTTCGCTAAAAATGAATGAAGAATAATGCAAAAGTAGAAAGGATTTTATCTTAAAAATAATGttagtaataattaaaaatgtagTTCATTCGCATAAATAACACATAATTTGATGTTTTAATGCATCCCTCAAATGATAAGTGGGTTGGCAC from Salvia splendens isolate huo1 chromosome 15, SspV2, whole genome shotgun sequence encodes the following:
- the LOC121768534 gene encoding ARM REPEAT PROTEIN INTERACTING WITH ABF2-like; the protein is MAVKPSSTAATIPKKPQSLKSRTIELHQKRIGEALSFPILLSDQIAAAAKEAESFKFECFEVAKQVERLRQMLRSAARLAADAAYDRPLRRVAAEVTKTLERSLALMKKCRRRSALRRVVTIVSAADFRKLLALLDASAADMKWILSILDGGGGIVLTLPPIASNDPIIAWVWALTAALHIGQLQDKIEAANELASLARDNDRNKQIIDEEGGIPPLLKLLKDRTSSEAQIAAASSLFNLANDQNRVQAIIDEHGAPIIAQILGNSAVKVQIKVASLIAEMAQNSPLAQEEFARENVIRALVTLLSFDLFVENSILKLGENSIHSIVQINKESSVFSSSSSSYSSQSAEMKLELETSCAKALWMLARGSVANSRRIAETKGLLCLAKLVEVERDELQRNCLMSLTEITTAAESNADLRRSAFKTNSPAAKAVVDQLIRVIQESDDLSLQVASIRAVGCLARTFPARETRVLGPLVALLGHGDEAVAAEAAAALGKFGCPDNFLCVQHCKTIIEFGGVPPLMRLLRSNNDEAWLHGVILTCYLAIHAGKSDDLEREGVAGALEGVDRALIVQHPELKELIPQAIYHLTVFRHSHSGMLTQR
- the LOC121768535 gene encoding F-box protein At1g70590-like, yielding MTWPCNSDGNHHFASLSFSRKPKESPTLVKSSKSHLSISSSAPKSPQGSDFSALPYDVLARIAAPFALPSLKTASLVCRAWRDALKPLREAMVFLKWGRRFKSGRGGVKANSKKALDCFLKGAARGSTLAMVNAASIYWGMGKKDEGIAWYRLSAELGDHTGQCNLAICYFQAYPSKTRDAIGWLYQASFGGHVRAQYQLALCLHQGRGLERSLPEAARWYLRAAEGGYVHAMYNTSLCYLMGEGLAQSNRLARKWMKRAADHGHSKAQFKHGLCLFSEGDMMKAVVYLELATLAGERAAADVKNFILQQLSAT